One genomic segment of Odocoileus virginianus isolate 20LAN1187 ecotype Illinois chromosome 33, Ovbor_1.2, whole genome shotgun sequence includes these proteins:
- the BHLHA15 gene encoding class A basic helix-loop-helix protein 15: protein MKTKSRPPRRRAPPQDPEATPAERTPDRPPPGSGGPDAAKALRSRTARAQGARAEGGRRRPGPGGRRESSVQRRLESNERERQRMHKLNNAFQALREVIPHVRADKKLSKIETLTLAKNYIKSLTATILTMSSGRLPGLDGPGPKLYQHYQQQQQQAAGGALGAPEVPPEGHLQKYSTQIHSFREGS from the coding sequence ATGAAGACCAAGAGCCGGCCACCCCGGCGCCGGGCACCTCCGCAAGACCCAGAAGCCACCCCAGCGGAGCGGACGCCTGACAGGCCACCGCCGGGCTCAGGGGGACCGGACGCGGCCAAGGCTCTGCGGAGCCGGACGGCGCGGGCGCAGGGGGCGCGGGCGGAGGGCGGGCGCCGGCGGCCGGGGCCGGGGGGCCGGCGGGAAAGCAGCGTACAGCGGCGGCTAGAGAGCAATGAGCGGGAGCGACAGCGCATGCACAAGCTGAACAACGCCTTCCAGGCGCTGCGCGAGGTCATCCCACACGTGCGCGCCGACAAGAAGCTCTCCAAGATCGAGACCCTCACACTGGCCAAGAACTACATCAAGTCGCTGACCGCCACCATCCTGACCATGTCCAGCGGCCGCCTCCCGGGCTTGGACGGGCCGGGCCCTAAGCTCTACCAGCactatcagcagcagcagcagcaggcggcTGGGGGCGCGCTTGGGGCGCCCGAAGTTCCGCCCGAGGGCCACCTGCAGAAATACTCCACCCAGATCCACAGCTTCCGCGAGGGCTCCTAG